Proteins from a single region of Bradyrhizobium diazoefficiens:
- a CDS encoding LPS-assembly protein LptD, translated as MTAVRRGQLPGWAPRILVRANGRGLSIRKLVLAVVAVASLAGMMDLAAVAPAAAQGFTYNPRPARPTPPKAANDGQMLVQATEVDYDYNNSRVSAVGNVQLFYNGTSVEADRVIYDQKTKRLHAEGNIRMTDADGKITYAEILDLSDDYRDGFVDSLRVDTADQTRMAATRADRSSGNYTVFENGVYTACAPCKDDPKKPPLWQVKGARIIHDQQEKMLYFETAQLEFFGVPLAYMPYFSTPDPTVKRKTGFLMPGFTSYTAFGYGVEVPFYWAIAPDMDATFSPRITSKQGVLFQAEFRQRLLDGAYQVRVYGIDQLNPGNFVGQPGDRQFRGGVETKGQFALNDKWVWGWDGVLLSDYYFMSDYRLSAYRDPLGSFLNLPTDALSQLYLTGVGNRSFFDARTMYWLSFSGNQQQVPVVYPVIDYSNVLNYPVFGGEFSYKTNFVNLTRNDAAFDPITTTANTSGLCAIASADPGARSMPNGCLLRGFPGTYTRLTAEAQWRKSFTDPFGEIWTPFAILRADAINADVSNQPGVSNYLPVGDTQAFRLMPTVGLEYRYPFINVQPWGSTTIEPIAQIIIRPNETYAGKLPNEDAQSMVFDTSNLFNVDKFSGYDRVEGGGRANVGVQATTQFDKGGAVKTLFGQSYQLFGMNSYAVQDTINTGVDSGLQRPRSDYVASVAYSPNSTYTFSVRSRMDEQTWNVQRFEAEGRANFNRWSVSMMYGNYAPQPELGYLTRREGILTSGSIKVATNWVVTGSARWDLEANKINQYVLGAGYVDDCFVLAANYVTSYSYSAGTTPPVLSHAFMFQIGLRTLATSTGSSSSGLQ; from the coding sequence GTGACGGCCGTCCGCCGAGGACAATTGCCTGGCTGGGCGCCGCGCATCCTGGTGCGTGCGAACGGGCGAGGTCTGTCCATCCGCAAGCTCGTGCTGGCCGTCGTTGCCGTCGCCTCACTCGCCGGCATGATGGATCTTGCCGCGGTAGCGCCTGCTGCCGCCCAGGGCTTCACCTACAATCCGCGGCCGGCACGTCCGACGCCGCCGAAGGCCGCCAATGACGGGCAGATGCTCGTGCAGGCGACCGAGGTCGATTACGACTACAACAATTCGCGCGTCTCGGCGGTCGGCAACGTCCAGCTGTTCTACAACGGCACCAGCGTCGAGGCCGACCGGGTCATCTACGACCAGAAGACCAAGCGGCTGCATGCCGAAGGCAACATCCGCATGACGGATGCCGACGGCAAGATCACCTATGCCGAGATCCTGGATCTCTCCGACGACTACCGTGACGGCTTCGTCGATTCGCTGCGCGTGGACACCGCGGACCAGACCCGCATGGCCGCGACCCGCGCCGACCGCTCGTCTGGCAACTACACGGTGTTCGAGAACGGCGTCTACACCGCCTGCGCGCCTTGCAAAGACGATCCGAAGAAGCCGCCGCTCTGGCAGGTCAAGGGTGCCCGCATCATCCACGACCAGCAGGAGAAGATGCTCTATTTCGAGACGGCGCAGCTCGAATTCTTCGGCGTGCCGCTCGCCTACATGCCCTATTTCTCGACGCCCGACCCGACCGTGAAGCGCAAGACCGGCTTCCTGATGCCGGGCTTTACCTCCTACACGGCGTTCGGCTACGGCGTCGAAGTTCCGTTCTATTGGGCGATCGCGCCCGACATGGACGCCACCTTCAGCCCGCGCATCACCTCCAAGCAGGGCGTGCTGTTCCAGGCCGAGTTCCGCCAACGCCTGCTGGACGGCGCCTATCAGGTCCGCGTCTACGGTATCGACCAGCTCAACCCCGGCAATTTCGTCGGCCAGCCGGGCGACCGTCAGTTCCGCGGCGGTGTCGAAACCAAGGGTCAGTTCGCGCTGAACGACAAATGGGTCTGGGGCTGGGACGGCGTCCTGCTCTCCGACTACTATTTCATGTCGGATTATCGACTGTCGGCCTACCGCGATCCGCTCGGCTCGTTCCTGAACCTGCCGACGGATGCGCTGTCGCAGCTCTATCTGACCGGCGTCGGCAATCGCAGCTTCTTCGACGCACGCACGATGTACTGGCTGAGCTTCTCGGGTAACCAGCAGCAGGTCCCGGTCGTTTATCCAGTGATCGACTATTCGAACGTGCTCAACTATCCGGTCTTCGGCGGCGAGTTCAGCTACAAGACGAACTTCGTCAACTTGACGCGTAACGATGCGGCATTCGATCCGATCACTACGACCGCCAACACCTCAGGCCTCTGCGCGATCGCATCGGCCGACCCCGGTGCACGCAGCATGCCGAATGGATGTCTTCTGCGCGGCTTCCCCGGCACCTACACCCGCCTGACGGCGGAAGCGCAGTGGCGCAAGTCGTTCACCGATCCGTTCGGCGAGATCTGGACGCCGTTCGCGATCCTGCGCGCCGACGCAATCAACGCGGATGTCTCTAACCAGCCGGGCGTGTCGAACTACCTGCCCGTCGGCGACACCCAGGCGTTCCGCCTGATGCCGACCGTCGGCCTCGAATACCGCTATCCCTTCATCAACGTTCAGCCCTGGGGCTCGACCACCATCGAGCCGATCGCGCAGATCATCATCCGTCCGAACGAGACGTATGCCGGCAAGCTTCCGAACGAGGACGCGCAGAGTATGGTGTTCGACACCTCGAATCTATTCAACGTCGACAAGTTCTCCGGCTACGACCGCGTCGAGGGCGGCGGCCGCGCCAATGTCGGCGTGCAGGCGACCACGCAGTTCGATAAGGGCGGCGCCGTCAAGACGCTGTTCGGACAGTCCTACCAGCTGTTCGGCATGAATTCTTACGCGGTTCAGGATACCATCAATACCGGCGTCGATTCCGGCCTCCAGAGGCCGCGCTCCGACTACGTGGCGAGCGTCGCCTACTCGCCGAACAGCACCTATACGTTCAGCGTCCGCTCCCGCATGGACGAGCAGACCTGGAACGTGCAGCGCTTCGAGGCGGAAGGCCGCGCCAATTTCAATCGCTGGTCGGTCAGCATGATGTACGGCAATTACGCGCCGCAGCCGGAGCTCGGCTATCTGACCCGCCGCGAGGGCATCCTGACCTCGGGTTCGATCAAGGTCGCAACCAACTGGGTGGTGACGGGCTCTGCGCGCTGGGACCTCGAAGCCAACAAGATCAACCAATATGTCCTCGGCGCCGGCTATGTCGACGATTGCTTCGTGCTGGCGGCGAACTATGTAACTTCGTATAGCTATTCCGCGGGCACCACGCCGCCCGTGCTGAGCCACGCGTTCATGTTCCAGATCGGTCTGCGCACGCTGGCGACCTCGACCGGGTCCAGTTCATCCGGCCTCCAGTGA
- the lptG gene encoding LPS export ABC transporter permease LptG, translating to MSMLTNTLGRYFAGRFVVAALGVFVSIFLLLVLVDYIEMVRKTSGLASASAIMVAETSLFRVPQLLEKLTPFCMLIGAMTCYLALSRRLELVVARAAGISAWQFISPALGSALLIGVIATVAYNPMSANLRELSKRMEAELFGSAPGGGIQDASGFWLNQVTSDGQTIINAARSEQQGVRLTGLTLFRFDTEQHFKERVEAREATLEAGHWLFKGVRRFSLDSPPVDQASLEIPTTLTEAQVRNSFSTPETVSFWQLPSYIRSSESSGFATAGYRLQYHKLLAQPFLLAAMVMLAASVSLRFFRMGGVQKMVLSGVGAGFLLYVLSKVTEDLSKAELMHPIAAAWLPVVVGGLTGFLALLYQEDG from the coding sequence ATGAGCATGCTCACCAACACGCTCGGGCGCTATTTCGCCGGCCGCTTCGTGGTCGCCGCACTCGGCGTGTTCGTAAGCATTTTCCTGCTGCTGGTATTGGTCGATTACATCGAGATGGTGCGCAAGACCTCAGGGCTGGCGTCGGCGTCCGCGATCATGGTGGCCGAGACCTCGCTGTTCCGGGTGCCGCAGCTCCTGGAGAAGCTGACGCCGTTCTGCATGTTGATCGGCGCCATGACCTGCTATCTCGCCCTCTCCCGTCGGCTCGAGCTCGTGGTGGCGCGCGCCGCCGGCATCTCGGCCTGGCAGTTCATCTCGCCGGCGCTCGGCAGTGCGCTGCTGATCGGAGTGATCGCCACGGTCGCCTACAATCCGATGTCGGCGAACTTACGCGAGCTCTCCAAGCGCATGGAAGCGGAGCTGTTCGGCTCGGCGCCGGGCGGCGGCATCCAGGACGCCTCGGGCTTCTGGCTCAACCAGGTGACCAGCGATGGCCAGACCATCATCAACGCGGCGCGCAGCGAGCAGCAGGGCGTCCGGCTGACCGGGCTCACCCTGTTCCGCTTTGACACGGAGCAGCACTTCAAGGAGCGGGTCGAGGCGCGCGAGGCGACGCTGGAGGCCGGCCATTGGTTGTTCAAGGGCGTGCGCCGCTTCTCCCTCGATTCCCCGCCGGTCGACCAGGCCAGTCTGGAGATTCCGACGACGCTGACCGAGGCGCAGGTTCGCAACAGCTTTTCCACACCCGAGACTGTGTCCTTTTGGCAACTACCGAGCTACATCCGTTCGTCGGAGAGCTCGGGGTTCGCGACAGCAGGATATCGACTCCAGTATCACAAGCTGTTGGCACAGCCGTTTTTGCTCGCCGCCATGGTGATGCTCGCGGCTTCCGTGTCGCTGCGCTTCTTCCGAATGGGCGGCGTACAGAAGATGGTTTTGAGTGGCGTGGGCGCAGGCTTTCTGCTCTACGTTCTGTCGAAAGTGACTGAAGACTTGAGCAAGGCTGAGTTGATGCATCCGATCGCTGCGGCGTGGTTGCCCGTAGTGGTGGGCGGCCTCACCGGCTTTTTGGCCTTGCTGTATCAGGAGGACGGATAG
- the lptF gene encoding LPS export ABC transporter permease LptF: protein MGSIDRYIFRTTLASFALVLVSLTGVIWITQALRGIDLMTSQGQTIMTFLGITSLVIPALVLIISPIALMIAISHTLNKLATDSEIIVMNAAGFSPFRLFYPFFYATCVVALLVAFIAAYLAPDGMRRIKQWDAEITADVLTNILQPGRFAQLDKNLTIRIRERLPGGILAGIFIDDRRDPNERVSIVAEHGEVVKNETGSFLVLKDGNLQRFEAGKRDPALVAFGRYGFDMSKFSGQGHDVTLGIRERYLWELLSPAEDDPVYKQIPGQFRSALHDSLLAPIYPFAFAVLTFAFLGAPRTTRQSRNFSIGGSVLAVFGLRMAGFACSVMAVKSSGPVLFQYAMVFGAIGIGLWMIIGGIVVEPPPGLMEAINRSNARIARLFGRPAAA, encoded by the coding sequence ATGGGGTCAATCGACAGGTATATTTTCCGCACGACGCTGGCGTCGTTTGCGCTCGTTCTGGTCAGCCTCACCGGCGTGATCTGGATTACGCAGGCGTTGCGCGGCATCGACCTGATGACGAGCCAGGGTCAGACCATCATGACCTTCCTCGGCATCACCAGCCTTGTGATCCCGGCGCTGGTGCTGATCATCTCGCCGATCGCGCTGATGATCGCGATCTCGCACACCCTGAACAAGCTCGCGACGGATTCCGAGATCATCGTGATGAATGCCGCCGGCTTCTCGCCGTTCCGGCTGTTCTATCCGTTCTTCTACGCCACTTGCGTGGTGGCGCTGCTGGTCGCCTTCATCGCCGCCTATCTCGCTCCCGACGGCATGCGGCGAATCAAGCAGTGGGACGCCGAGATCACCGCTGACGTGCTCACCAATATCCTGCAGCCCGGCCGCTTCGCCCAGCTCGACAAGAACCTGACGATCCGGATTCGCGAGCGGCTGCCCGGCGGCATCCTCGCCGGCATCTTCATCGACGACCGCCGCGACCCGAATGAGCGCGTCTCGATCGTCGCCGAGCATGGCGAGGTCGTGAAGAACGAGACTGGCTCGTTCCTTGTGCTCAAGGACGGCAATCTCCAGCGCTTCGAGGCCGGCAAGCGCGACCCGGCACTGGTGGCGTTCGGCCGCTATGGCTTCGACATGTCGAAGTTCTCGGGCCAGGGCCACGACGTCACTCTCGGCATCCGCGAGCGCTATCTCTGGGAGCTATTGTCGCCCGCCGAGGACGATCCGGTCTACAAGCAGATCCCCGGACAGTTCCGTTCGGCGCTGCATGACAGCCTGCTGGCGCCGATCTATCCCTTCGCCTTTGCCGTGCTGACCTTTGCTTTCCTCGGCGCGCCGCGCACCACCCGCCAGAGCCGTAACTTCTCGATTGGCGGCTCGGTGCTCGCCGTGTTCGGCCTGCGCATGGCGGGATTTGCCTGCTCGGTGATGGCCGTGAAGTCGTCTGGTCCGGTGCTGTTCCAGTACGCGATGGTTTTCGGCGCGATCGGCATCGGGCTGTGGATGATCATCGGCGGCATCGTGGTCGAGCCGCCGCCGGGTCTGATGGAAGCCATTAACAGATCGAACGCGCGTATCGCGCGGCTGTTCGGACGGCCGGCCGCCGCATGA
- a CDS encoding leucyl aminopeptidase has translation MSDAIKVGFVPLAPAVRGILVVFCDDTLKVGPATAKALGGASELVKRAAAAASFKGKNGAALDILAPEGLKAERLIVIGTGKASSLKANDFLKFGGMAASKLKAGAAAMTVVAELADGAMSSEQAVAIASGLRLRAYKFDRYKTRKKDDEERTLRADISLAVGDVASAKKAFASAGAVVDGVIIARDLVNEPPNVLYPEEFARRASQLKKLGVKIEVLDVKAMQKLGMGALLGVGQGSARPSRTVIMRWDGAKKGEAPVAFVGKGVCFDTGGISIKPAGSMEDMKGDMGGAACVVGLMHALAARKAKVNAVGAIGLVENMPDGNAQRPGDIVTSMSGQTIEIINTDAEGRLVLADVLWYVAKKTKPKFLVDLATLTGAIVVALGTDHAGMFSNNDELAERLLAAGIESGEKVWRLPLGPEYDKLIDSQFADMKNTGGRHGGSITAAQFLQRFVDGTPWAHLDIAGTAMGAPKTDINQSWGSGYGVRLLDRLVADHYERK, from the coding sequence ATGTCCGATGCCATCAAGGTCGGCTTTGTCCCGTTGGCACCCGCCGTCCGTGGCATCCTGGTCGTGTTCTGTGACGACACTCTGAAGGTTGGCCCGGCGACCGCCAAGGCGCTCGGCGGGGCGAGCGAGCTCGTGAAACGGGCGGCCGCTGCCGCCTCATTCAAAGGTAAAAACGGCGCCGCCCTGGACATCCTCGCGCCCGAGGGCCTGAAAGCCGAGCGCCTGATCGTGATCGGGACCGGGAAGGCATCAAGCCTGAAGGCCAACGACTTTCTCAAATTCGGCGGCATGGCGGCCAGCAAGCTCAAGGCGGGGGCAGCGGCCATGACCGTCGTGGCGGAACTGGCTGACGGCGCCATGAGCAGCGAGCAGGCGGTTGCGATCGCCTCGGGCCTGCGGCTGCGCGCCTACAAGTTCGACCGTTACAAGACCAGGAAGAAGGACGACGAGGAGAGGACCTTGCGCGCCGACATCTCACTTGCGGTTGGTGATGTTGCCTCGGCGAAAAAGGCCTTTGCATCGGCCGGCGCGGTGGTCGACGGCGTCATCATCGCGCGCGACCTCGTCAACGAGCCGCCGAACGTACTCTATCCCGAGGAGTTCGCGCGCCGCGCCAGCCAGCTGAAGAAGCTCGGTGTCAAGATCGAGGTGCTCGACGTCAAGGCGATGCAGAAGCTCGGCATGGGCGCGTTGCTTGGCGTCGGCCAGGGCTCGGCGCGGCCGAGCCGCACCGTCATCATGCGCTGGGACGGAGCCAAGAAAGGCGAGGCACCGGTCGCCTTCGTCGGCAAGGGCGTCTGCTTCGACACCGGCGGCATTTCGATCAAGCCGGCCGGCAGCATGGAGGACATGAAGGGCGATATGGGTGGTGCGGCCTGCGTCGTCGGCCTGATGCACGCGCTCGCAGCGCGCAAGGCCAAGGTTAACGCCGTCGGCGCCATCGGCCTCGTCGAGAACATGCCAGACGGCAACGCGCAGCGGCCGGGCGACATCGTCACCTCGATGTCGGGCCAGACCATCGAGATCATCAATACCGATGCGGAAGGCCGCCTCGTGCTGGCCGACGTGCTCTGGTACGTGGCCAAGAAAACCAAGCCGAAATTCCTGGTGGATCTGGCGACGCTGACCGGGGCGATCGTGGTCGCGCTCGGCACCGATCATGCCGGCATGTTCTCCAACAATGACGAGCTCGCCGAGCGCCTGCTCGCCGCGGGCATCGAGAGCGGCGAGAAGGTCTGGCGCCTGCCGCTCGGCCCCGAATACGACAAGCTGATCGATTCCCAGTTCGCCGACATGAAGAATACCGGCGGCCGTCATGGCGGCTCGATCACCGCAGCGCAGTTCCTGCAGCGTTTCGTCGACGGCACGCCATGGGCGCATCTCGATATCGCCGGCACCGCGATGGGCGCGCCCAAGACAGACATCAACCAGAGCTGGGGCAGCGGCTACGGCGTCCGGCTGCTCGATCGCCTGGTGGCAGATCATTACGAGCGCAAATGA
- a CDS encoding DNA polymerase III subunit chi, with protein MTEVLFYHLQNMTVENVLPPLLEKSLERGWRVVVQSTSPERADALDAHLWTYRDDSFLPHATWRVNDVADQPIVLAIEEDNPNGAHVRFLVDNAALPQDADGYERIVLLFDGDDPDALAAARSTWTDCKTRGFDVTYWQADERGRWQRRS; from the coding sequence ATGACGGAAGTGCTGTTCTATCATCTGCAAAACATGACGGTTGAGAACGTCTTGCCGCCGCTTCTCGAGAAATCGCTCGAGCGCGGCTGGCGCGTCGTGGTGCAGTCGACCTCGCCGGAGCGCGCCGATGCGCTCGACGCGCATCTGTGGACCTATCGCGACGATTCCTTCCTGCCGCACGCGACATGGCGCGTCAACGATGTGGCCGACCAGCCGATCGTGCTGGCCATCGAGGAGGACAATCCGAACGGCGCCCACGTCCGCTTCCTGGTCGACAACGCCGCGTTGCCGCAGGACGCGGACGGCTACGAGCGCATCGTGCTGCTGTTCGATGGCGACGATCCGGATGCGCTCGCGGCGGCTCGCAGCACCTGGACGGATTGCAAGACGCGCGGATTTGATGTCACGTATTGGCAGGCCGACGAACGGGGCCGGTGGCAGCGGCGGAGTTAG
- a CDS encoding class I SAM-dependent methyltransferase, translating to MTSQKAVVGSDADSLFLDWLATRPGLAWLDIGAGNGAFTELLLAKSAPSWVCAIDPSDAQIATARQKFSAKQVELSIGDGMSLPYDTGRFDVAVMALVLFFVPDPRKGASEMVRVTKPGGMVASYTWDILRGGTPTQPLWEELDAVGIAAARPPSADISRFEALKAHWAELGLRDIETRELVVERTFADFDDYWLSMVVSSPSGILGKLSNAESAELKRRLPSSATGEITVHSWATAIKGHKAA from the coding sequence ATCACATCGCAAAAAGCGGTCGTCGGGTCTGACGCGGACAGCCTCTTCCTCGACTGGCTGGCGACGCGCCCTGGACTGGCCTGGCTGGATATCGGCGCAGGCAACGGCGCGTTCACCGAGCTCCTTCTTGCGAAATCCGCTCCGTCGTGGGTTTGCGCGATCGATCCTTCCGACGCACAGATTGCAACGGCGCGCCAGAAGTTCTCAGCAAAACAGGTTGAGCTGTCGATCGGCGATGGGATGAGCCTTCCCTACGACACAGGCCGCTTCGACGTCGCGGTGATGGCACTGGTGCTGTTCTTCGTCCCCGACCCGCGCAAAGGCGCTTCGGAAATGGTGCGCGTCACCAAGCCCGGCGGCATGGTTGCGTCCTACACCTGGGACATTTTGCGGGGCGGCACGCCGACGCAGCCGTTGTGGGAGGAGCTGGATGCGGTTGGCATCGCCGCAGCGCGCCCGCCGAGTGCGGACATCTCGCGCTTCGAGGCGCTGAAGGCACATTGGGCAGAGCTCGGTCTTCGCGATATCGAGACCCGCGAGCTGGTCGTCGAGCGGACATTTGCCGACTTCGACGACTACTGGCTCTCCATGGTCGTCAGCAGCCCGAGCGGCATACTCGGAAAGCTGTCGAACGCCGAGAGTGCGGAGCTGAAGCGCCGATTGCCGTCGAGTGCGACCGGAGAGATCACGGTTCATTCCTGGGCCACCGCGATCAAGGGACACAAAGCCGCTTGA